Proteins from a genomic interval of Corynebacterium freiburgense:
- a CDS encoding Trm112 family protein, which translates to MSIDPQLLEVLACPKDKGPLRYLEAEQLLVNDRLGIAYRIEDGIPVMLIDEAITWPKS; encoded by the coding sequence ATGAGTATCGATCCCCAATTGTTGGAAGTGCTGGCATGCCCGAAAGATAAAGGGCCTTTGCGATATTTGGAGGCTGAGCAATTGCTAGTCAATGATCGCCTTGGAATTGCGTACCGCATTGAAGACGGCATTCCAGTGATGCTCATTGATGAAGCAATTACTTGGCCGAAATCCTAA
- the tyrS gene encoding tyrosine--tRNA ligase, which produces MNIIDELTWRGLINQSTDLDSLREATQKPITLYCGFDPTGASLHAGHLVPLIMLKRFQDAGHRTITLAGGATGMIGDPRDVGERSMLTEAEISNNVSAIKGQIRRFIDYSDGRAIMVNNADWIGNMNVIEFLRDIGKNFSLNTMLDRDTVKRRLESDGISYTEFSYMLLQAFDSVHLRREYDCVLQIGGGDQWGNIVSGVDLNRRMDQAKTHALTVPLVTDADGQKFGKSTGGGKLWLDPELTSPYSWYQYFINAGDAVVIDYLRWFTFLTQDEIAEYEVAVAERPHQREAQRRLARELTTLVHGADATEAVELAAQALFGRAELHDLDEETLQGALSETTIADIAADQPRTIVDLFVAAGLADSRGAARRSIKEGGVYVNNVRIQSDDWQPAAEDLLHGKWLVLRRGKKNFAGALIR; this is translated from the coding sequence ATGAATATTATTGACGAGCTGACTTGGCGCGGCTTAATTAATCAGTCCACTGATTTGGATTCCCTGCGGGAAGCAACCCAAAAACCAATTACGCTGTATTGTGGATTTGACCCAACCGGTGCCTCACTGCATGCAGGGCATTTGGTTCCGCTTATTATGCTAAAGCGCTTTCAAGATGCGGGGCATCGCACTATTACTTTGGCCGGTGGGGCTACTGGAATGATTGGGGACCCGCGTGATGTCGGTGAGCGCAGTATGCTTACGGAAGCGGAAATTTCCAATAATGTTAGTGCGATAAAGGGACAAATTCGTCGGTTTATTGATTATTCCGATGGGCGTGCCATTATGGTGAATAATGCCGACTGGATCGGCAATATGAATGTTATTGAGTTTTTGCGTGATATTGGTAAAAATTTCTCGCTTAACACAATGCTGGACAGAGATACCGTAAAACGTCGTTTAGAAAGTGATGGTATTTCATACACCGAGTTTTCATATATGCTTCTGCAGGCATTTGATTCGGTGCATTTGCGGCGCGAATATGATTGCGTTTTGCAAATTGGTGGTGGTGATCAATGGGGCAATATTGTTTCTGGTGTTGATCTCAATCGCCGTATGGACCAAGCAAAAACTCATGCGTTGACGGTGCCGTTAGTCACTGATGCTGATGGCCAAAAGTTTGGAAAATCTACCGGCGGTGGAAAACTTTGGTTGGACCCTGAACTCACTAGCCCATACTCCTGGTACCAATACTTCATTAATGCCGGTGATGCTGTAGTTATTGATTACTTGCGCTGGTTTACCTTCCTCACCCAAGACGAAATTGCTGAATATGAAGTTGCCGTTGCTGAACGCCCTCACCAACGGGAAGCACAACGACGTTTGGCTCGTGAGCTAACTACTTTGGTTCATGGCGCAGACGCTACCGAAGCTGTGGAACTCGCGGCTCAAGCATTATTTGGCCGTGCTGAACTTCACGATCTAGACGAAGAAACCCTTCAGGGTGCGCTTTCCGAAACCACGATTGCAGATATTGCAGCCGATCAACCGCGCACGATTGTTGATCTATTTGTTGCTGCTGGGCTCGCTGATTCTCGCGGAGCTGCTCGCCGTTCCATTAAAGAGGGCGGCGTGTATGTAAATAATGTGCGAATCCAATCTGATGATTGGCAACCCGCAGCTGAAGATTTACTACATGGTAAGTGGTTAGTTCTTCGGCGCGGTAAAAAGAATTTTGCGGGTGCGCTTATCCGCTAA